The Phaeodactylum tricornutum CCAP 1055/1 chromosome 8, whole genome shotgun sequence genome has a window encoding:
- a CDS encoding silent information regulator protein Sir2 (NAD-dependant histone deacetylase. Yeast sirtuin proteins are known to regulate epigenetic gene silencing and suppress recombination of rDNA) produces MKIAPPVDLAGLAKHILSNECQSIAILSGAGVSVASGIPDFRSPGGMYDTLRPDLITATERERALMRRDPTYVVSWEIFRHNPFPYLEVRRPFILGTQEQTWKATIAHRFAELLHIKTNKLTRVYTQNIDGLDRQCVRIPAEKIVPVHGTMSRVACEGCGHPADYESFCENVRRNTKDIYQQDKQAPKESSHILCEKCRQPLVKPTTVLFGRNLPGEFFQCTEHDLPDLDLLIIAGTSLVVSPANSLVYKIPGDTIRVVVNREPVGFDLGIDYGPSRARDFFARGACEDVFLELIKLLGWKDDLVAYASDLPPSSTALINRNANYGAS; encoded by the coding sequence ATGAAGATCGCCCCTCCGGTGGATTTAGCTGGACTCGCGAAACACATTCTTTCCAATGAGTGTCAATCGATTGCCATTCTATCCGGTGCCGGCGTGTCGGTCGCGTCGGGAATTCCCGATTTTCGTTCACCCGGGGGAATGTACGATACACTCCGACCGGATCTTATCACCGCGACCGAACGGGAACGAGCCTTGATGCGTAGAGATCCGACGTACGTAGTATCGTGGGAAATCTTTCGACACAATCCCTTTCCATATCTGGAAGTGCGACGACCTTTCATTTTGGGTACCCAAGAGCAAACCTGGAAGGCTACTATTGCTCATCGCTTCGCTGAATTACTGCATATCAAGACAAACAAGTTGACAAGAGTTTATACACAAAACATTGATGGGCTTGACCGTCAATGCGTCCGCATTCCAGCGGAAAAGATTGTTCCGGTTCATGGCACCATGTCACGGGTCGCCTGTGAAGGATGCGGCCATCCCGCCGACTACGAATCTTTTTGCGAAAATGTACGACGCAATACAAAGGACATTTATCAACAAGACAAGCAGGCCCCGAAAGAATCTTCCCACATTCTGTGCGAAAAATGTCGGCAGCCGCTCGTAAAACCGACTACAGTCCTGTTTGGTCGAAATCTTCCAGGCGAGTTCTTCCAGTGTACGGAGCACGATCTACCAGATTTGGATCTCCTCATAATTGCCGGAACATCACTGGTTGTCTCTCCAGCCAACAGTCTCGTGTATAAAATCCCTGGCGACACAATTCGAGTGGTTGTCAATCGAGAGCCGGTAGGTTTCGATCTAGGGATCGACTACGGCCCCAGTCGAGCTCGTGATTTTTTTGCCCGTGGTGCCTGTGAAGATGTGTTCCTGGAGCTTATTAAACTACTCGGGTGGAAAGATGATTTGGTGGCATATGCGAGTGATCTTCCGCCGTCAAGTACTGCGTTGATCAATAGGAATGCAAACTATGGAGCCTCGTGA
- a CDS encoding predicted protein: MSRSLTFIAELNDHAVCLLQHEDYSNGLTFLRKGLREILCIIRNQSQHKNDINTASEISISLVTISESTRGDSDNCFSLLNRGLTFTSTGTSPNSGNTHTKVTSVLLYNSGLACHLQGLKSGSSAHLKKAVQFYEMALSAIDSLGTGRDDFSALALLALANNKGHIKSCFFETEETRSCLELLSGTFSSISHPSAIMGESEYLVFFMSLLYGQQKTPHPFSPAA, from the coding sequence ATGAGCCGATCATTAACTTTCATTGCCGAGTTGAACGATCACGCTGTTTGCCTGCTGCAACACGAAGACTATTCGAACGGTTTAACTTTTTTACGCAAAGGGCTTCGGGAAATTCTCTGCATCATTCGTAATCAATCACAACACAAGAACGATATCAATACAGCATCTGAGATTTCAATTTCATTGGTTACCATCTCTGAAAGCACAAGAGGGGACTCAGACAACTGCTTTTCTCTACTAAACCGAGGCCTTACGTTTACTTCCACTGGAACCTCTCCTAATTCCGGAAATACCCATACCAAGGTGACCTCAGTCCTTCTGTACAACTCGGGCCTCGCTTGTCATTTACAAGGTCTGAAAAGCGGATCATCGGCCCATCTGAAAAAGGCCGTGCAGTTCTACGAGATGGCATTGTCGGCCATCGATAGTCTTGGTACGGGACGCGACGACTTTTCCGCCCTCGCGCTCTTAGCCCTGGCCAACAATAAAGGGCACATCAAGTCATGCTTTTTCGAAACAGAAGAGACAAGAAGCTGCTTGGAACTCCTTTCAGGAAcgttttcgtccatttcgcATCCCAGCGCTATCATGGGAGAATCAGAGTacctcgtcttcttcatgtCACTTCTTTATGGGCAGCAGAAAACACCACATCCGTTTTCACCGGCTGCGTAA
- a CDS encoding predicted protein: protein MRVGLFGYTRDSQIATEDETQRADHDAKTSIARTSGSLGIMASLSSRTARQILSSRGQKSSSTNAKILAVGLIVLVTGIWLVVSFQSLYAWTNTTPDSRNGVVQHGSQNANRESRETVPIQKPSVSANFFRNAGVTAHDRSQPHRANAASTETLVLTTNVGNIRIRLRPDWSAESVEYVRAILQEKGCQRCKFYRAEKPGILQGIMARPHLASPTVKGSCPPGYDTITNNCPEWDKSCDCHGPVMERGMVGWAAGGTGPDFFVDAYRRKAEWWGTQHTVFGKIEDDESFRVIDTIWTLPTRKEGLTYLLEDLHFTLEITAT, encoded by the exons ATGCGGGTGGGACTTTTCGGCTACACAAGAG ATTCCCAGATCGCTACAGAAGACGAGACACAGCGAGCTGACCATGACGCCAAAACATCGATCGCCCGGACAAGCGGCTCGCTTGGGATCATGGCGAGTCTGTCGTCTCGGACTGCAAGGCAAATTCTTTCGTCTCGCGGCCAGAAATCATCTAGTACCAATGCCAAGATTCTAGCGGTCGGTCTGATAGTATTGGTGACTGGGATTTGGCTcgtcgtttccttccaatCATTGTATGCCTGGACGAACACCACGCCCGATTCCCGAAATGGCGTGGTACAGCACGGATCACAAAATGCGAACCGAGAGTCTCGGGAGACTGTACCGATACAAAAACCCTCGGTGTCTGCTAATTTTTTTCGAAACGCGGGTGTGACCGCGCACGATCGTTCCCAACCACACCGCGCGAACGCCGCGTCCACCGAAACGCTCGTTTTGACCACGAACGTTGGAAACATACGGATTCGATTGCGACCCGATTGGTCTGCCGAATCCGTGGAATACGTACGAGCCATTCTACAGGAAAAGGGATGCCAGCGTTGCAAATTTTATCGAGCCGAAAAGCCTGGCATTCTCCAAGGCATTATGGCTCGTCCGCATCTGGCGTCTCCGACCGTCAAAGGATCGTGTCCGCCGGGGTACGACACTATCACCAACAATTGTCCAGAATGGGACAAATCGTGTGACTGTCACGGTCCAGTCATGGAACGGGGTATGGTGGGATGGGCCGCGGGAGGAACCGGGCCGGACTTTTTTGTTGACGCCTATCGGCGAAAGGCTGAATGGTGGGGAACCCAACACACCGTCTTTGGCAAaatcgaagacgacgagtcCTTTCGCGTTATTGATACGATTTGGACACTACCGACACGGAAGGAAGGATTGACGTACTTGCTCGAAGATTTGCATTTTACCCTCGAAATTACTGctacctag
- a CDS encoding predicted protein has product MKRSNRLIGILAVATSTAVVLLQTSRIDAFATATLPSTTSYRIPASLKTTQTSSRAFLTSKKKLHSLRSSDRIATSFLSAVVVDTLYSTTTDTGGKLQSKKGSSKTSSSQPKKEGHNLMDFLGPVLSAALLVTGNTFGAGCLVLPELAKGPGMAAFSSLFLGAWTINLVSGLILAEVAIRQKEAAVQQGDDNVVPSSFKEFAQVNLNSSTAANGVSAISVFVNSCVMSFDLSRVGQVGANLSGQAVPNELISAGWGLLLVTILSTQSSKNLSRAASMCATVLFLSFGSLLLPGLAHVTDPWQVWTAPAAIDFTGSLAAAAPVVLMSMIYQNVVPSVTKILNYDRVQTVSALTLGSLLPLVMYVAWCFAWVGGGIDTTIGTTAGIGGLLMTVFSLATLAGSSIGSGMSLSEEIDTFVQPNAAPRTKSGDTENEQAVRGEYQIPSVLLAVTAPLLAANVMTATGHDTTEALRLAGSFGSPLLYGAIPALMAWQQRAQQSPKSPHMIPTAGLGALGLLSTGFVGNELVDVVERFLAVPV; this is encoded by the coding sequence ATGAAACGATCCAATCGCTTGATAGGAATACTTGCCGTTGCAACCTCCACAGCCGTGGTTCTCCTGCAGACGTCAAGGATTGATGCCTTTGCAACGGCAACTCTCCCTTCGACAACGTCTTACCGTATTCCGGCGTCATTAAAAACTACACAAACATCATCTCGGGCCTTTCTCacgtccaaaaagaaacTCCATTCGTTGCGGTCTAGCGATAGAATAGCCACATCCTTCTTATCAGCCGTCGTTGTCGACACTTTGTATAGTACTACTACGGACACTGGAGGGAAACTACAATCCAAGAAAGGATCCTCCAAAACATCATCTTCCCAACCAAAGAAGGAAGGCCACAATCTCATGGACTTCCTCGGTCCAGTACTGTCCGCCGCACTCCTCGTAACGGGCAATACCTTTGGGGCGGGTTGCCTTGTTTTGCCGGAATTGGCGAAAGGTCCAGGAATGGCCGCGTTTTCGTCTCTTTTTCTCGGTGCCTGGACCATCAACTTGGTTTCCGGGTTGATACTGGCGGAAGTTGCCATCCGTCAAAAGGAAGCAGCCGTACAGCAGGGGGACGATAACGTCGTGCCCAGCAGCTTCAAAGAATTTGCTCAGGTCAATCTCAACTCTTCCACTGCCGCAAATGGTGTCAGCGCCATTTCGGTCTTTGTCAATTCCTGTGTCATGAGTTTCGATCTTTCCCGAGTCGGCCAAGTAGGTGCCAATCTATCCGGACAAGCCGTTCCCAATGAGCTCATCTCCGCGGGCTGGGGTCTCTTGCTCGTCACAATTTTGTCCACGCAGTCCAGCAAGAATCTAAGTCGCGCCGCGAGCATGTGTGCAACGGTACTGTTCCTGTCGTTTGGATCTTTATTGTTGCCCGGACTCGCACACGTGACCGATCCGTGGCAAGTCTGGACGGCACCAGCGGCGATAGACTTTACCGGCAGTCTAGCGGCCGCAGCCCCCGTGGTACTCATGTCCATGATATACCAAAACGTGGTACCGTCCGTGACCAAAATTTTGAACTACGATCGCGTCCAGACCGTGTCCGCCTTGACCTTGGGATCACTGTTGCCTCTCGTCATGTACGTGGCCTGGTGCTTCGCCTGGGTCGGTGGAGGCATTGACACGACGATCGGTACCACCGCTGGTATAGGTGGACTCCTCATGACGGTGTTTTCGCTCGCCACCTTGGCGGGATCCTCGATTGGTTCCGGTATgtcgctttcggaagaaattgaTACCTTTGTCCAGCCCAACGCTGCTCCCCGTACGAAGAGTGGTGATACAGAAAATGAACAGGCAGTACGCGGCGAGTACCAGATTCCTTCGGTGCTGCTAGCCGTCACGGCACCCTTACTGGCTGCCAACGTCATGACCGCGACGGGTCATGATACTACGGAAGCCCTGCGATTGGCCGGTTCGTTTGGATCACCACTGCTGTACGGCGCCATTCCTGCTCTCATGGCCTGGCAGCAAAGGGCACAACAGTCGCCAAAATCGCCGCATATGATACCGACGGCTGGCCTCGGTGCCTTGGGACTCCTATCGACGGGATTCGTCGGCAACGAACTGGTTGATGTTGTGGAGCGTTTCTTGGCCGTGCCCGTCTGA
- a CDS encoding predicted protein gives EWASAYQSTHSLAVTEYFCENVEGTVPSDIRGDFFKAGPGNMERGGKRYRHVLDGDGFVAMFRFRDGLVSYTGRFVETEYYREEEAADSILYRNVFGTERCGAFLTKAFDLAIKNCANTNILKWGDRLFALWEGGRPYELDPNTLETLSQKKCGPFRELGDQF, from the coding sequence GAGTGGGCTTCGGCGTACCAGAGCACCCATTCCTTGGCCGTTACAGAATACTTTTGTGAGAATGTGGAAGGAACGGTTCCGTCCGATATCCGAGGAGACTTTTTTAAGGCGGGACCGGGAAATATGGAACGAGGTGGTAAAAGATACAGGCATGTTCTGGATGGGGACGGTTTCGTTGCGATGTTTCGCTTTCGCGACGGATTGGTCTCGTATACAGGCCGCTTTGTCGAGACGGAATACTACCGCGAAGAAGAGGCAGCGGACAGTATCCTATATCGCAACGTGTTTGGTACGGAGCGCTGTGGTgcctttttgacaaaagcCTTCGACCTAGCCATTAAAAATTGCGCCAACACCAACATCCTGAAGTGGGGCGACCGTCTTTTCGCACTGTGGGAGGGCGGCCGTCCATACGAACTGGACCCTAACACGCTCGAAACGCTTTCCCAGAAAAAATGCGGCCCATTCAGAGAGCTTGGCGACCAATTT
- a CDS encoding predicted protein, translating into MFGQQPNTPFGGGGFGQQNPTSGFGAPAPATGGLFGSPAGAPAFGQAPAPAFGQAPAPAFGAPSAPAFGQAPAPAFGSPAPAFGGGGFGQTPAAPTGGLFGQPSPAPAFGGGFGQPAPAPAPTYGGMFGQPAPTPAPGLFGAPAPQTNTSPFGGNPGGSAFGAPAPSGFGAPTSSPFGSTGTTGAFGANTTSSFGAPAPAAGGLFGQPAPAPAFGGGTFGSPAPAPGAFGAPPASGGLFGQPAPAPAAGGLFGSPSPSAPGAEGTRAVPYQATNRQDGTATITLRSITAMPQYENKSFDELRMEDFSQGNRGSTVTPSTSNAFSGGFGAPAPAPSGGLFGAPAPAPFGAPAPAPFGAPAPAPFGAPAPAGGLFGSPSPAPAPFGAQSSSLFGSNPAPAPFGAPAPSSGLFGSNPAPAPFGAPAPSGGLFGSSPAPAPFGAPAGGGLFGSNPTPAPFGAPAPSGGLFGATPAPFGAPAGGSLFGSNTAPAPGGFGFGSPAPAPGGSLFGAPAPAPGGFGYGAPAPFGAPTPGLFGAPAQAPPPAALPQNAAIIPPVVNEVMEQQLRAIENKQAELQKSEAWKGSATKDPVTTPTSLSEADGLFASRYSASPYVTTTPRSAVKIRPRGFPRSEPSKSTALSLSAVGRDNSGLLSPESHLRSSVMSLHIKPESMNRKSSFRLQINKPSASSPVPTPSDPKPQQPSFLSPTFAETLTSPPPDVSPTTGASLVHESPQPFTTPNASATPKSPAYELYQQVIGSGEASSKPQSQVKKPTRTSVPTLTRKGYIISPTLEELEKTEDADLAAVSDFSVKRPGFGMVEWEGDVDVRGADLDRIITIDQADVSVYHADEAEGSKPKVGSKLNRPAIITFYNIFPKNGGANASKEEKEKHAKKVQRSTAKIGAEFMSYDRNNGVWKIRVLHFSRYGLDDDSDTENEVPLPEQNSVQFQQQTPPNAQSLLRRNPTPYKPSRIQFDEMEVSESADDSDVVCVQDIQMTDSEKIALVQKRADEAAKEVFHIVPQQDPDYEVQHPLRPAKITTFENVGDCDSEEESDYVVPPDGEDWHAARLASSFCRGIAIESGMHSSSTDMGLRMGRVFRPCWLPNGSLLKLKPSSFNRSPTLTSLRPVLSDSYISQLTSEHLLEIHRSESVALESQDGCPLFSLPRALQNKGSLMSHKALYETVTKFRSVRNENNEVQSAFDLIARLMDSESFPPTESVDGVRYIANSISFDSRKNTAVLAWLVDVCAPSVDSEIAEAKLRNFNILAIFAALAGGDVDKACIVAISSGLNNLAAILASGSEGRKDVLLSVSKLAESNHASSVPAELIRLMKESGGDVHSECTLYKQGSSSLDWKRRLALRLLQDSDKSLVQLLCQYENDISSNHAPPPNLPHSQQTDMRSLTFQLLKSYSVPQSMEVSDVVHPLGFSSMSHDFSLVFHLTALICATGATKNDSFKTEYILNSFEAQLIQAGRWDLAVIVCLSAIGEMSETLHHWKAHRAKSLICRFSSDNDGKRLFLEETGIPRRWFEEALAYRALYREDAFGFVVHGLECDLKSAQDVLEGCWLPNLFFLSLKDIRTLMERIGMAFSPNSLSAAMHRFFDLNDGVNLLIGKSQDEIESIVPSLIESCQGIERTLVSTKQHGLESNRTTSLLMRENSIPLQSMISEALEHLSFLRLQLRAIGEARLTSKST; encoded by the coding sequence ATGTTTGGACAACAGCCCAACACTCCGTTCGGCGGAGGAGGTTTTGGACAACAGAACCCAACATCCGGTTTTGGAGCGCCAGCTCCAGCCACCGGGGGTCTGTTCGGTAGTCCAGCGGGGGCTCCAGCGTTTGGACAAGCTCCTGCTCCAGCGTTCGGACAGGCTCCTGCCCCAGCATTTGGTGCCCCTTCGGCTCCAGCGTTTGGACAAGCTCCTGCTCCCGCCTTTGGTTCCCCTGCACCCGCATTTGGAGGTGGAGGGTTTGGACAAACTCCTGCCGCCCCCACTGGAGGACTCTTTGGACAACCGTCTCCCGCACCAGCCTTTGGGGGCGGTTTTGGACAACCCGCTCCCGCACCGGCACCCACCTATGGTGGTATGTTTGGACAACCCGCTCCCACTCCCGCGCCTGGACTCTTCGGAGCTCCAGCTCCACAAACCAATACTTCACCTTTTGGCGGAAATCCGGGTGGTTCCGCTTTCGGGGCTCCGGCGCCTTCGGGCTTTGGTGCACCCACATCCTCGCCCTTTGGTTCCACGGGGACTACTGGTGCCTTTGGAGCAAACACTACCAGTTCGTTTGGCGCACCCGCACCTGCCGCTGGTGGCTTATTTGGACAACCCGCACCGGCTCCAGCCTTTGGCGGTGGTACGTTTGGATCGCCGGCTCCCGCTCCCGGCGCCTTTGGCGCACCACCAGCCTCGGGTGGGCTGTTTGGACAACCCGCACCGGCACCCGCAGCCGGCGGCTTGTTCGGATCCCCCAGTCCCAGCGCTCCCGGAGCAGAGGGAACCCGGGCGGTCCCTTATCAAGCAACGAATCGACAAGATGGCACCGCCACCATTACTCTACGTTCTATTACGGCCATGCCACAGTACGAGAACAAGTCGTTTGATGAATTACGCATGGAAGACTTTTCGCAAGGCAATCGCGGATCTACTGTGACTCCATCCACGAGTAACGCTTTTAGTGGAGGGTTCGGAGCACCGGCTCCCGCACCTAGTGGCGGTTTGTTTGGCGCCCCCGCACCAGCTCCCTTTGGCGCTCCCGCACCAGCTCCCTTTGGCGCTCCCGCACCAGCTCCCTTTGGCGCTCCCGCGCCGGCGGGAGGATTGTTTGGCAGTCCTTCTCCAGCACCGGCTCCGTTCGGGGCGCAGTCGAGTAGCTTATTTGGCAGCAACCCTGCACCAGCGCCCTTTGGTGCACCGGCTCCGTCGAGTGGTCTATTCGGCTCCAATCCAGCACCTGCCCCGTTTGGAGCCCCCGCTCCTTCCGGGGGTCTCTTCGGGTCTTCCCCCGCACCGGCACCTTTTGGTGCTCCAGCCGGCGGCGGGCTCTTTGGTAGCAATCCAACGCCCGCGCCCTTTGGAGCTCCGGCACCCAGTGGCGGTCTGTTTGGTGCCACCCCGGCGCCCTTCGGAGCTCCGGCTGGCGGTAGTCTGTTTGGATCCAATACAGCTCCGGCACCGGGAGGCTTTGGCTTTGGATCACCAGCCCCAGCGCCCGGTGGTAGTCTCTTTGGAGCACCAGCTCCCGCACCGGGAGGCTTCGGGTATGGAGCGCCGGCTCCGTTTGGTGCTCCCACACCGGGTTTGTTTGGAGCCCCCGCGCAAGCTCCGCCGCCTGCCGCTTTGCCGCAAAACGCTGCTATTATACCACCTGTTGTCAATGAAGTCATGGAACAGCAATTGCGGGCAATTGAAAATAAGCAGGCCGAACTTCAGAAGAGTGAAGCCTGGAAGGGTAGCGCAACGAAAGATCCAGTCACGACACCTACGAGTTTGTCTGAAGCGGACGGACTCTTTGCGTCGCGCTACTCGGCTTCGCCTTATGTTACGACGACCCCTCGATCAGCCGTCAAGATTCGACCCCGTGGATTTCCCAGAAGTGAACCGAGCAAGTCGACAGCCCTTTCGCTCAGCGCTGTTGGGCGCGACAATAGCGGTCTCTTGTCACCCGAGTCTCACTTGCGTTCATCCGTTATGAGTTTGCATATCAAGCCAGAGAGTATGAATCGCAAATCCAGTTTCCGTTTACAGATCAACAAGCCCTCAGCCTCTTCACCGGTGCCGACGCCATCTGATCCAAAACCGCAACAACCTTCGTTCCTTTCTCCGACCTTTGCTGAGACTCTCACGTCGCCTCCACCTGATGTCTCTCCAACTACCGGGGCCTCTCTGGTGCATGAGTCGCCCCAGCCTTTTACAACTCCAAATGCATCCGCAACCCCCAAGAGCCCTGCCTATGAGTTGTACCAACAAGTTATCGGCAGTGGAGAGGCGTCCAGCAAGCCTCAAAGTCAGGTGAAGAAGCCTACCCGTACCTCGGTACCCACACTAACGCGAAAGGGATATATCATATCGCCGACTTTGgaggaattggaaaagactGAGGACGCCGATCTGGCTGCCGTTAGTGACTTTAGTGTCAAGCGCCCGGGATTTGGAATGGTGGAATGGGAAGGCGACGTGGATGTACGGGGGGCAGACCTGGATCGGATAATCACCATTGATCAAGCAGATGTATCGGTATATCATGCCGATGAAGCCGAAGGTAGCAAGCCCAAGGTGGGCTCCAAATTGAACCGTCCCGCTATTATTACTTTCTACAATATTTTTCCGAAAAACGGTGGGGCCAATgcatccaaagaagaaaaagaaaagcacgCGAAGAAAGTACAGCGCAGTACTGCCAAGATAGGCGCCGAGTTTATGTCCTATGATCGCAACAATGGTGTCTGGAAAATCCGAGTTCTCCATTTCAGTCGCTACGGTTTGGATGACGACTCAGACACCGAAAACGAAGTGCCCCTGCCGGAGCAAAACAGCGTGCAGTTTCAACAACAGACACCTCCAAACGCTCAATCTCTCCTGCGTCGAAATCCCACACCATACAAACCGAGTCGAATTCAATTCGACGAAATGGAAGTTTCCGAAAGCGCTGATGACAGTGATGTAGTTTGCGTCCAGGACATTCAAATGACGGACTCGGAAAAAATCGCCTTGGTTCAAAAACGCGCTGATGAAGCGGCTAAGGAAGTCTTTCACATTGTACCACAACAAGATCCTGACTATGAGGTGCAACATCCACTACGGCCCGCGAAGATCACAACGTTTGAGAATGTCGGCGATTGCGATTCCGAGGAGGAATCTGACTATGTGGTACCACCCGATGGCGAAGACTGGCATGCAGCTCGATTGGCATCAAGCTTCTGCAGAGGTATTGCAATTGAATCAGGCATGCATTCTTCCTCTACTGATATGGGCCTGCGTATGGGGCGAGTCTTTCGACCTTGTTGGCTTCCTAACGGTTCGCTTCTGAAGTTAAAGCCAAGCAGTTTCAATCGGTCGCCTACACTTACCTCTTTGCGTCCTGTCCTTTCTGACTCATATATTTCTCAACTCACTAGTGAACACCTTCTGGAAATTCACCGTTCAGAGTCAGTAGCACTCGAATCGCAAGACGGCTGTCCCTTGTTCAGCCTCCCACGAGCTCTTCAGAACAAAGGCTCTTTGATGTCTCATAAAGCGTTGTATGAAACCGTCACCAAATTCCGCTCTGTCCGCAACGAAAATAATGAAGTCCAGTCAGCTTTTGACCTGATAGCGCGTTTGATGGACAGTGAATCTTTTCCTCCCACAGAATCAGTAGATGGTGTTCGCTATATTGCAAACTCAATATCCTTCGACTCTCGAAAGAACACTGCCGTGCTCGCTTGGCTTGTTGACGTTTGCGCGCCATCTGTTGACTCTGAGATTGCTGAAGCAAAGCTTCGAAATTTCAATATTCTTGCTATATTTGCGGCTTTGGCTGGTGGAGATGTCGACAAAGCCTGCATTGTAGCAATCAGCTCTGGTCTCAACAATCTCGCTGCGATTCTCGCAAGTGGTTCGGAGGGCAGGAAGGATGTACTTTTGAGTGTGAGTAAGCTTGCCGAGAGCAATCATGCGTCATCAGTGCCAGCGGAATTGATTCGCTTAATGAAAGAATCTGGGGGAGATGTTCACTCAGAGTGCACTTTGTACAAACAAGGCTCTAGTTCTCTCGACTGGAAACGCCGTCTTGCTCTTCGCCTCTTGCAAGATAGCGATAAAAGCCTCGTGCAACTGTTGTGTCAATACGAAAACGATATTTCGTCTAACCACGCACCACCACCAAATCTTCCCCATTCACAACAAACAGACATGAGAAGCCTCACTTTCCAGCTTCTTAAGTCATATTCGGTTCCACAGTCCATGGAAGTTTCTGATGTAGTACATCCTCTTGGGTTCTCTTCAATGAGCCACGATTTTTCACTGGTCTTTCATCTGACAGCCTTGATTTGTGCGACGGGCGCTACGAAAAACGATTCATTCAAAACTGAATATATCCTAAACAGTTTTGAAGCCCAGCTGATACAAGCTGGGCGCTGGGATCTGGCTGTGATCGTTTGCTTGTCGGCGATAGGTGAAATGTCTGAAACCTTGCATCATTGGAAAGCTCACCGCGCAAAAAGTCTGATTTGTCGATTTTCATCGGACAATGATGGTAAGCGTCTTTTTCTCGAGGAGACTGGAATCCCTCGCCGGTGGTTTGAAGAAGCCCTCGCCTACCGAGCTCTATACCGAGAGGACGCCTTCGGCTTTGTTGTGCACGGATTGGAATGCGATCTCAAATCTGCGCAAGATGTGCTTGAAGGTTGTTGGTTGCCCAACCTATTTTTCTTGAGCTTGAAGGACATCCGTACGTTAATGGAGCGAATCGGTATGGCTTTTTCTCCCAATTCCCTTTCGGCTGCAATGCACCGCTTCTTTGACTTGAATGACGGGGTAAATCTACTCATTGGGAAAAGTCAGGACGAAATAGAGAGCATTGTGCCGTCTTTGATCGAGTCGTGCCAGGGTATTGAACGTACGCTTGTCTCTACAAAACAGCATGGTCTAGAGTCTAATCGTACCACAAGCTTGCTAATGCGAGAAAATTCGATACCGCTTCAGTCGATGATTTCTGAAGCTTTGGAGCATCTCAGTTTTCTACGTCTCCAGTTGAGAGCTATCGGGGAAGCCAGGCTGACCTCGAAGTCGACGTAA